The Accipiter gentilis chromosome 14, bAccGen1.1, whole genome shotgun sequence genome contains a region encoding:
- the OSBPL2 gene encoding oxysterol-binding protein-related protein 2 isoform X2: MPPELLHGNKGFDSDNSSGDFSEANHKVAEMLDLDPHQSNRTGKHNGESEIQENGIKRHRTSLPAPMFSRSDFSVWSILKKCIGLELSKITMPIVFNEPLSFLQRITEYMEHIYLINKACSHADPLERMQAVAAFAVSAVASQWERTGKPFNPLLGETYELTREDLGFRFISEQVSHHPPISAFYSEGLNKDFIFHGSIYPKLKFWGKSIEAEPRGTITLELLKHNEAYTWTNPTCCVHNVIIGKLWLEQYGTVEIVNHSTGDKCVLNFKPCGLFGKELHRVEGYIQDKNRKKLCVIYGKWTECLWCTDPTTYETYKKNEKRGGEQKKLKPSEDVIKSENDEADDMPEVQDTVQFIPGSKLLWRINCRPPNSSQMYNFTSFAVSLNELEKGMEAILAPTDCRLRPDIRNMENGNMDVASKEKERLEEKQRAARKERAKDEVEWHTRWFHQGTNPYTGTSDWLYSGGYFDRNFSDCPDIY; the protein is encoded by the exons GCTTTGATTCTGACAATTCTTCAGGAGACTTTTCAGAAGCAAATCATAAAGTTGCAGAAATGCTTGATCTAGATCCACACCAAAGCAATAGGACTGGAAAGCATAATGGAGAGTCAGAGATTCAAGAAAATGGAATTAAGAGACACAG GACATCATTACCTGCCCCAATGTTTTCTAGAAGTGATTTTAGTGTGTggagcatattaaaaaaatgcattgggCTG GAGCTGTCTAAGATTACGATGCCTATTGTCTTCAACGAGCCACTGAGTTTTCTTCAACGGATAACAGAATATATGGAACATATATACCTCATTAATAAGGCTTGTAGTCATGCAGACCCCCTGGAAAGAATGCAA GCTGTAGCTGCTTTTGCAGTTTCTGCTGTAGCTTCTCAGTGGGAGAGAACTGGCAAACCATTTAACCCGCTGTTAGGAGAAACCTATGAATTAACCAG gGAGGATTTAGGATTTAGGTTTATATCTGAGCAAGTCAGCCACCACCCACCTATTAGTGCATTTTATTCTGAAGGCCTCAATAAGGACTTTATTTTTCATGGATCAATCTATCCCAAACTAAAATTCTGGGGAAAGAGTATAGAAGCAGAGCCTCGAGGAACAATTACTTTGGAGCTTCTGAA ACATAATGAAGCTTACACATGGACAAATCCAACCTGTTGTGTACATAATGTAATTATTGGTAAACTGTGGTTAGAACAATATGGAACGGTAGAAATTGTAAATCACAG TACTGGAGATAAATGTGTCCTTAATTTTAAACCGTGTGGACTGTTTGGGAAAGAGCTTCACAGAGTGGAGGGATACATTCAAGACAAAAA CAGAAAGAAGCTGTGCGTGATCTATGGCAAGTGGACAGAATGCTTATGGTGCACTGATCCCACTACGTATGAGActtacaaaaagaatgaaaagagagGTGGTGAACAGAAGAAATTGAAGCCG AGTGAAGATGTTATTAAATCTGAAAATGATGAGGCTGATGATATGCCAGAGGTTCAAGACACGGTGCAGTTCATACCAGGCAGTAAATTGCTTTGGAGAATAAATTGTAGGCCACCAAACTCATCACAG atGTACaatttcaccagttttgctgtgAGTCTCAATGAGCTAGAAAAGGGCATGGAAGCAATATTAGCTCCCACTGACTGTCGGCTACGTCCAGATATCAGAAATATGGAAAACGGAAACATGG ATGTGGCtagcaaagaaaaagagagactagaagagaaacaaagagcTGCTCGCAAGGAGCGTGCAAAAGATGAAGTGGAGTGGCACACACG atggttTCATCAAGGCACTAACCCATACACTGGGACTTCAGATTGGCTGTACTCAGGTGGCTATTTTGATAGAAATTTCTCAGACTGTCCAGACATATACTGA
- the OSBPL2 gene encoding oxysterol-binding protein-related protein 2 isoform X1, with protein MNSEEEFYDAVTGFDSDNSSGDFSEANHKVAEMLDLDPHQSNRTGKHNGESEIQENGIKRHRTSLPAPMFSRSDFSVWSILKKCIGLELSKITMPIVFNEPLSFLQRITEYMEHIYLINKACSHADPLERMQAVAAFAVSAVASQWERTGKPFNPLLGETYELTREDLGFRFISEQVSHHPPISAFYSEGLNKDFIFHGSIYPKLKFWGKSIEAEPRGTITLELLKHNEAYTWTNPTCCVHNVIIGKLWLEQYGTVEIVNHSTGDKCVLNFKPCGLFGKELHRVEGYIQDKNRKKLCVIYGKWTECLWCTDPTTYETYKKNEKRGGEQKKLKPSEDVIKSENDEADDMPEVQDTVQFIPGSKLLWRINCRPPNSSQMYNFTSFAVSLNELEKGMEAILAPTDCRLRPDIRNMENGNMDVASKEKERLEEKQRAARKERAKDEVEWHTRWFHQGTNPYTGTSDWLYSGGYFDRNFSDCPDIY; from the exons GCTTTGATTCTGACAATTCTTCAGGAGACTTTTCAGAAGCAAATCATAAAGTTGCAGAAATGCTTGATCTAGATCCACACCAAAGCAATAGGACTGGAAAGCATAATGGAGAGTCAGAGATTCAAGAAAATGGAATTAAGAGACACAG GACATCATTACCTGCCCCAATGTTTTCTAGAAGTGATTTTAGTGTGTggagcatattaaaaaaatgcattgggCTG GAGCTGTCTAAGATTACGATGCCTATTGTCTTCAACGAGCCACTGAGTTTTCTTCAACGGATAACAGAATATATGGAACATATATACCTCATTAATAAGGCTTGTAGTCATGCAGACCCCCTGGAAAGAATGCAA GCTGTAGCTGCTTTTGCAGTTTCTGCTGTAGCTTCTCAGTGGGAGAGAACTGGCAAACCATTTAACCCGCTGTTAGGAGAAACCTATGAATTAACCAG gGAGGATTTAGGATTTAGGTTTATATCTGAGCAAGTCAGCCACCACCCACCTATTAGTGCATTTTATTCTGAAGGCCTCAATAAGGACTTTATTTTTCATGGATCAATCTATCCCAAACTAAAATTCTGGGGAAAGAGTATAGAAGCAGAGCCTCGAGGAACAATTACTTTGGAGCTTCTGAA ACATAATGAAGCTTACACATGGACAAATCCAACCTGTTGTGTACATAATGTAATTATTGGTAAACTGTGGTTAGAACAATATGGAACGGTAGAAATTGTAAATCACAG TACTGGAGATAAATGTGTCCTTAATTTTAAACCGTGTGGACTGTTTGGGAAAGAGCTTCACAGAGTGGAGGGATACATTCAAGACAAAAA CAGAAAGAAGCTGTGCGTGATCTATGGCAAGTGGACAGAATGCTTATGGTGCACTGATCCCACTACGTATGAGActtacaaaaagaatgaaaagagagGTGGTGAACAGAAGAAATTGAAGCCG AGTGAAGATGTTATTAAATCTGAAAATGATGAGGCTGATGATATGCCAGAGGTTCAAGACACGGTGCAGTTCATACCAGGCAGTAAATTGCTTTGGAGAATAAATTGTAGGCCACCAAACTCATCACAG atGTACaatttcaccagttttgctgtgAGTCTCAATGAGCTAGAAAAGGGCATGGAAGCAATATTAGCTCCCACTGACTGTCGGCTACGTCCAGATATCAGAAATATGGAAAACGGAAACATGG ATGTGGCtagcaaagaaaaagagagactagaagagaaacaaagagcTGCTCGCAAGGAGCGTGCAAAAGATGAAGTGGAGTGGCACACACG atggttTCATCAAGGCACTAACCCATACACTGGGACTTCAGATTGGCTGTACTCAGGTGGCTATTTTGATAGAAATTTCTCAGACTGTCCAGACATATACTGA
- the OSBPL2 gene encoding oxysterol-binding protein-related protein 2 isoform X3: MLDLDPHQSNRTGKHNGESEIQENGIKRHRTSLPAPMFSRSDFSVWSILKKCIGLELSKITMPIVFNEPLSFLQRITEYMEHIYLINKACSHADPLERMQAVAAFAVSAVASQWERTGKPFNPLLGETYELTREDLGFRFISEQVSHHPPISAFYSEGLNKDFIFHGSIYPKLKFWGKSIEAEPRGTITLELLKHNEAYTWTNPTCCVHNVIIGKLWLEQYGTVEIVNHSTGDKCVLNFKPCGLFGKELHRVEGYIQDKNRKKLCVIYGKWTECLWCTDPTTYETYKKNEKRGGEQKKLKPSEDVIKSENDEADDMPEVQDTVQFIPGSKLLWRINCRPPNSSQMYNFTSFAVSLNELEKGMEAILAPTDCRLRPDIRNMENGNMDVASKEKERLEEKQRAARKERAKDEVEWHTRWFHQGTNPYTGTSDWLYSGGYFDRNFSDCPDIY; encoded by the exons ATGCTTGATCTAGATCCACACCAAAGCAATAGGACTGGAAAGCATAATGGAGAGTCAGAGATTCAAGAAAATGGAATTAAGAGACACAG GACATCATTACCTGCCCCAATGTTTTCTAGAAGTGATTTTAGTGTGTggagcatattaaaaaaatgcattgggCTG GAGCTGTCTAAGATTACGATGCCTATTGTCTTCAACGAGCCACTGAGTTTTCTTCAACGGATAACAGAATATATGGAACATATATACCTCATTAATAAGGCTTGTAGTCATGCAGACCCCCTGGAAAGAATGCAA GCTGTAGCTGCTTTTGCAGTTTCTGCTGTAGCTTCTCAGTGGGAGAGAACTGGCAAACCATTTAACCCGCTGTTAGGAGAAACCTATGAATTAACCAG gGAGGATTTAGGATTTAGGTTTATATCTGAGCAAGTCAGCCACCACCCACCTATTAGTGCATTTTATTCTGAAGGCCTCAATAAGGACTTTATTTTTCATGGATCAATCTATCCCAAACTAAAATTCTGGGGAAAGAGTATAGAAGCAGAGCCTCGAGGAACAATTACTTTGGAGCTTCTGAA ACATAATGAAGCTTACACATGGACAAATCCAACCTGTTGTGTACATAATGTAATTATTGGTAAACTGTGGTTAGAACAATATGGAACGGTAGAAATTGTAAATCACAG TACTGGAGATAAATGTGTCCTTAATTTTAAACCGTGTGGACTGTTTGGGAAAGAGCTTCACAGAGTGGAGGGATACATTCAAGACAAAAA CAGAAAGAAGCTGTGCGTGATCTATGGCAAGTGGACAGAATGCTTATGGTGCACTGATCCCACTACGTATGAGActtacaaaaagaatgaaaagagagGTGGTGAACAGAAGAAATTGAAGCCG AGTGAAGATGTTATTAAATCTGAAAATGATGAGGCTGATGATATGCCAGAGGTTCAAGACACGGTGCAGTTCATACCAGGCAGTAAATTGCTTTGGAGAATAAATTGTAGGCCACCAAACTCATCACAG atGTACaatttcaccagttttgctgtgAGTCTCAATGAGCTAGAAAAGGGCATGGAAGCAATATTAGCTCCCACTGACTGTCGGCTACGTCCAGATATCAGAAATATGGAAAACGGAAACATGG ATGTGGCtagcaaagaaaaagagagactagaagagaaacaaagagcTGCTCGCAAGGAGCGTGCAAAAGATGAAGTGGAGTGGCACACACG atggttTCATCAAGGCACTAACCCATACACTGGGACTTCAGATTGGCTGTACTCAGGTGGCTATTTTGATAGAAATTTCTCAGACTGTCCAGACATATACTGA
- the ADRM1 gene encoding proteasomal ubiquitin receptor ADRM1 isoform X2, translating to MSSGALFPSLVPGSRGSSSKYLVEFRAGKMSLKGSTVTPDKRKGLVYIQQTDDSLIHFCWKDRTSGNVEDDLIIFPDDCEFKRVPQCTTGRVYVLKFKAGSKRLFFWMQEPKTDKDEEHCRKVNEYLNNPPMPGALGGNASGGHELSALGGGLGALTGPGLASLLGSGGPPTSSSSSSSRSQSAAVTPSSTTSSTRVTPAPSVPAAASVTSPSPVPSSGNGTSSATSPTQPIQLSDLQNILATMNVPSGAGGQQVDLATVLTPEIMAPILANAEVQERLMPYLPSGESLPQTAEEIQNTLTSPQFQQALSMFSAALASGQLGPLMSQFGLPAEAVDAANKGDVEAFAKAMQNSVKSDQKEGDSKDKKDEEEDMSLD from the exons ATGTCTTCAGGCGCGTTATTTCCAAGCCTGGTGCCAGGCTCCCGTGGCTCTTCGAGCAAATACCTGGTGGAATTTCGGGCAGGGAAGATGTCCCTGAAAGGCAGCACTGTAACCCCAGACAAGAGAAAAGGCCTCGTGTACATCCAGCAAACTGATGATTCCCTCATTCACTTCTGCTGGAAGGACAGGACTTCGGGCAACGTTGAAGAT gatttgattatttttcctgACGACTGTGAATTCAAGAGGGTACCTCAGTGCACTACCGGCCGCGTGTATGTATTGAAGTTCAAGGCAGGATCAAAACGACTCTTCTTCTGGATGCAG GAGCCGAAGACGGACAAGGACGAAGAACACTGCCGTAAAGTGAACGAGTATCTCAACAATCCACCAATGCCTGGTGCTTTGGGTGGAAATGCAAGCGGAGGCCACGAGCTCTCGGCATTAGGAG GTGGGCTGGGTGCACTGACGGGTCCTGGGCTGGCCAGTTTGCTTGGAAGTGGGGGACCCCCGACCAGCAGTTCATCATCCAG CTCTCGCAGCCAATCAGCTGCTGTGACGCCATCTTCCACAACTTCTTCTACACGTGTAACGCCTGCCCCGTCCGTTCCTGCGGCTGCGTCTGTGACCAGTCCGAGCCCCGTACCAAGCTCGGGTAATGGAACCAGCTCAGCCACAAGCCCAACCCAGCCCATTCAATTGAGTGACCTTCAGAACATTTTAGCTACTATGAATGTGCCATCTGGAGCAGGAGGGCAGCAAG ttgACCTGGCAACTGTTCTGACACCCGAGATAATGGCTCCCATCCTGGCCAACGCTGAAGTTCAAGAACGGTTGATGCCTTACCTTCCCTCGGGGGAATCTCTGCCGCAGACTGCAGAAGAGATTCAGAATACCCTGACGTCTCCTCAGTTTCAGCAG GCATTGAGCATGTTCAGTGCTGCCTTAGCTTCAGGACAGCTTGGCCCACTAATGAGTCAGTTTGGCTTACCTGCAGAGGCAGTAGATGCAGCAAATAAAGGAG ATGTAGAAGCATTTGCCAAAGCAATGCAGAACAGTGTCAAGTCAGACCAAAAGGAAGGAGACTCTAAGGACaagaaagatgaagaggaagatATGAGTTTAGATTAA
- the ADRM1 gene encoding proteasomal ubiquitin receptor ADRM1 isoform X1 has translation MSSGALFPSLVPGSRGSSSKYLVEFRAGKMSLKGSTVTPDKRKGLVYIQQTDDSLIHFCWKDRTSGNVEDDLIIFPDDCEFKRVPQCTTGRVYVLKFKAGSKRLFFWMQEPKTDKDEEHCRKVNEYLNNPPMPGALGGNASGGHELSALGGEGGLQSLLGNMSHNQLMQLIGPTGLGGLGGLGALTGPGLASLLGSGGPPTSSSSSSSRSQSAAVTPSSTTSSTRVTPAPSVPAAASVTSPSPVPSSGNGTSSATSPTQPIQLSDLQNILATMNVPSGAGGQQVDLATVLTPEIMAPILANAEVQERLMPYLPSGESLPQTAEEIQNTLTSPQFQQALSMFSAALASGQLGPLMSQFGLPAEAVDAANKGDVEAFAKAMQNSVKSDQKEGDSKDKKDEEEDMSLD, from the exons ATGTCTTCAGGCGCGTTATTTCCAAGCCTGGTGCCAGGCTCCCGTGGCTCTTCGAGCAAATACCTGGTGGAATTTCGGGCAGGGAAGATGTCCCTGAAAGGCAGCACTGTAACCCCAGACAAGAGAAAAGGCCTCGTGTACATCCAGCAAACTGATGATTCCCTCATTCACTTCTGCTGGAAGGACAGGACTTCGGGCAACGTTGAAGAT gatttgattatttttcctgACGACTGTGAATTCAAGAGGGTACCTCAGTGCACTACCGGCCGCGTGTATGTATTGAAGTTCAAGGCAGGATCAAAACGACTCTTCTTCTGGATGCAG GAGCCGAAGACGGACAAGGACGAAGAACACTGCCGTAAAGTGAACGAGTATCTCAACAATCCACCAATGCCTGGTGCTTTGGGTGGAAATGCAAGCGGAGGCCACGAGCTCTCGGCATTAGGAG gtGAGGGTGGCTTGCAAAGCCTTCTTGGAAACATGAGCCATAACCAGCTCATGCAGCTGATCGGACCAACGGGCTTAGGAGGACTTG GTGGGCTGGGTGCACTGACGGGTCCTGGGCTGGCCAGTTTGCTTGGAAGTGGGGGACCCCCGACCAGCAGTTCATCATCCAG CTCTCGCAGCCAATCAGCTGCTGTGACGCCATCTTCCACAACTTCTTCTACACGTGTAACGCCTGCCCCGTCCGTTCCTGCGGCTGCGTCTGTGACCAGTCCGAGCCCCGTACCAAGCTCGGGTAATGGAACCAGCTCAGCCACAAGCCCAACCCAGCCCATTCAATTGAGTGACCTTCAGAACATTTTAGCTACTATGAATGTGCCATCTGGAGCAGGAGGGCAGCAAG ttgACCTGGCAACTGTTCTGACACCCGAGATAATGGCTCCCATCCTGGCCAACGCTGAAGTTCAAGAACGGTTGATGCCTTACCTTCCCTCGGGGGAATCTCTGCCGCAGACTGCAGAAGAGATTCAGAATACCCTGACGTCTCCTCAGTTTCAGCAG GCATTGAGCATGTTCAGTGCTGCCTTAGCTTCAGGACAGCTTGGCCCACTAATGAGTCAGTTTGGCTTACCTGCAGAGGCAGTAGATGCAGCAAATAAAGGAG ATGTAGAAGCATTTGCCAAAGCAATGCAGAACAGTGTCAAGTCAGACCAAAAGGAAGGAGACTCTAAGGACaagaaagatgaagaggaagatATGAGTTTAGATTAA